A DNA window from Clavibacter sepedonicus contains the following coding sequences:
- a CDS encoding pyridoxal phosphate-dependent aminotransferase, translated as MIPEPAPLDDAAPVRLRPAIAAMVAYRQGKPAGEDDFKLSSNENPFEPLPSVLAALDAVRDVNRYPDAGATLLRTALAERFGVTVDHVHAGAGSVAILSQLITAAAGPGDEVVHAWRSFEAYPTLITVAGATGVPVPNLPDHSHDVDGMIAALTDRTRVVIVCTPNNPTGTLVTEADLERLLAAVPRDVLVLLDEAYGEFVGKEHALDGMRLVADHPNLVVLRTFSKAYGLAGLRIGYAVGHPRILDAARSAAIPLSVTGHAQHAALASLEHEDELLERVAVLARDRDEAWRALTEQGWDVPRPHGNFVWLATGTETAEVEAQLAAAGLVVRAFAGEGIRVTIGEPASVRKLLKASAEIVQGLPEGHPARR; from the coding sequence GTGATCCCCGAACCCGCGCCCCTCGACGACGCCGCGCCCGTCAGGCTCCGTCCCGCCATCGCGGCCATGGTCGCCTACCGACAGGGCAAGCCGGCCGGCGAGGACGACTTCAAGCTCTCCAGCAACGAGAACCCGTTCGAGCCGCTGCCCTCCGTCCTCGCGGCGCTCGACGCCGTGCGCGACGTGAACCGCTACCCCGATGCGGGCGCGACCCTGCTGCGCACCGCGCTCGCCGAGCGCTTCGGCGTCACGGTCGACCACGTCCACGCGGGCGCGGGATCCGTCGCGATCCTCTCGCAGCTCATCACGGCCGCCGCGGGCCCGGGCGACGAGGTCGTCCACGCGTGGCGCTCCTTCGAGGCGTACCCCACGCTCATCACGGTCGCGGGAGCCACGGGCGTGCCCGTCCCGAACCTGCCCGACCACTCGCACGACGTCGACGGCATGATCGCGGCCCTCACGGACCGCACGCGCGTCGTGATCGTCTGCACCCCGAACAACCCCACCGGCACCCTCGTGACGGAGGCCGACCTCGAGCGCCTGCTCGCCGCCGTCCCGCGCGACGTGCTCGTGCTGCTCGACGAGGCGTACGGCGAGTTCGTCGGGAAGGAGCATGCCCTCGACGGCATGCGCCTCGTGGCCGACCACCCGAACCTCGTCGTCCTCCGCACCTTCTCGAAGGCGTACGGCCTCGCCGGCCTCCGCATCGGCTACGCCGTGGGGCACCCGCGCATCCTCGACGCCGCCCGCTCCGCCGCCATCCCGCTGTCCGTCACGGGCCATGCGCAGCACGCGGCGCTGGCGTCGCTCGAGCACGAGGACGAGCTCCTGGAGCGCGTGGCCGTCCTGGCGCGCGACCGGGACGAGGCCTGGCGCGCCCTCACCGAGCAGGGATGGGATGTGCCGCGACCCCACGGTAACTTCGTCTGGCTGGCCACGGGCACCGAGACCGCCGAGGTGGAGGCGCAGCTGGCTGCCGCCGGGCTGGTGGTGCGCGCGTTCGCGGGCGAGGGCATCCGCGTCACCATCGGCGAGCCGGCCTCTGTCCGGAAGCTCCTGAAAGCGTCGGCCGAGATTGTCCAGGGGCTGCCGGAGGGCCACCCTGCGCGCCGGTAG
- a CDS encoding phage holin family protein, with product MPRFLVRVVVNAVALWLTTLIVSGTIVTAYEPGDTTATVLTYLLLGAIFGVVNGVIGTAIRIVAFPLYILTLGLIALIVNGLLFLLVGAISDALGFGLTVEGFWWGVLGALLMAFFSWLVGLVLRPVTSRA from the coding sequence ATGCCCCGATTCCTCGTCCGCGTGGTCGTCAACGCCGTCGCGCTCTGGCTCACCACCCTCATCGTCTCCGGCACCATCGTGACCGCCTACGAACCGGGCGACACCACGGCCACGGTGCTCACCTACCTGCTGCTCGGCGCGATCTTCGGCGTCGTGAACGGCGTGATCGGCACGGCCATCCGGATCGTGGCGTTCCCGCTCTACATCCTCACGCTCGGCCTCATCGCGCTCATCGTCAACGGGCTGCTCTTCCTCCTGGTCGGCGCCATCTCCGACGCGCTCGGCTTCGGCCTCACGGTCGAGGGATTCTGGTGGGGCGTGCTCGGCGCCCTGCTCATGGCGTTCTTCAGCTGGCTGGTGGGTCTCGTCCTCCGCCCGGTGACCTCGAGGGCCTGA
- a CDS encoding low molecular weight protein-tyrosine-phosphatase → MGAPDSPAATAPPVFRIAFVCTGNICRSPMAEVVFRDLVQRAGYADRVSVTSAGTGDWHVGEQADARTLAALERRGLAGSAHRAKQFDPDTLPDLDLVVVFDRGQERTLRQWARTEADRAKIHLLLSFDPPQAHLRDVPDPYYTDAAMFDRVLGMIERAARALLAQVEPGIRPPS, encoded by the coding sequence ATGGGAGCCCCCGACTCTCCGGCCGCGACGGCTCCACCCGTCTTCCGGATCGCCTTCGTCTGCACCGGCAACATCTGCCGCTCCCCCATGGCGGAGGTCGTCTTCCGGGACCTGGTCCAGCGGGCCGGGTACGCGGACCGCGTCTCCGTGACGAGCGCCGGCACGGGCGACTGGCACGTGGGCGAGCAGGCGGACGCGCGGACGCTCGCCGCGCTCGAGCGCCGCGGCCTGGCCGGATCCGCGCACCGCGCCAAGCAGTTCGACCCGGACACGCTCCCGGACCTCGACCTGGTCGTCGTGTTCGATCGCGGACAGGAGCGGACGCTGCGGCAGTGGGCCAGGACGGAGGCGGACCGGGCGAAGATCCACCTGCTGCTGTCGTTCGATCCTCCACAGGCCCACCTGCGGGACGTGCCCGACCCGTACTACACGGACGCGGCGATGTTCGATCGGGTTCTTGGGATGATAGAGCGAGCCGCCCGGGCCCTCCTCGCGCAGGTGGAGCCCGGCATCCGTCCCCCCAGCTAG
- the purB gene encoding adenylosuccinate lyase — MSPLPPQVLSPLDGRYAPVVTELGEHLSEAGLNRARIHVEIEWLIHLTDRSLLSSSPFTDEQKTALREVVEGFGQEQIDALARVEAVTRHDVKAVEYFVRDRLEELGLGHVAELTHFACTSEDINNLSYALVIDRAVREVWLPKLVSVIGALRERALLFRDDAMLSRTHGQPATPTTLGKELAVFVHRLERLRADVEDVEVLGKFSGATGTFAAHLAADADVDWPAESRAFVTSLGLVWNPLTTQIESHDWQAELYTRIAHVNRVLHNLCTDVWTYISMGYFRQIPQAGATGSSTMPHKINPIRFENAEANLELSDALLDSLASTLVTSRLQRDLTDSTTQRNVGVALGHSLLALDNIGRGLLEIDVDRALLAADLDGNWEILGEAIQTVIRAEIVAGRSSISDPYAVLKELTRGKRVGRDEMRAFVSGLDIGDQAKARLLELTPAGYAGLASQLVDHIL, encoded by the coding sequence ATGAGCCCGTTGCCCCCGCAGGTGCTGAGCCCCCTCGACGGCCGCTACGCCCCCGTCGTCACCGAGCTCGGCGAGCACCTCTCGGAGGCGGGCCTCAACCGGGCGCGCATCCACGTCGAGATCGAGTGGCTCATCCACCTCACCGACCGGTCGCTCCTCTCCTCCTCGCCGTTCACGGACGAGCAGAAGACGGCCCTGCGCGAGGTCGTCGAGGGCTTCGGGCAGGAGCAGATCGACGCGCTCGCCCGCGTCGAGGCCGTCACCCGGCACGACGTGAAGGCCGTGGAGTACTTCGTGCGCGACCGCCTCGAGGAGCTCGGCCTCGGCCACGTCGCGGAGCTCACGCACTTCGCGTGCACGAGCGAGGACATCAACAACCTCTCCTACGCGCTCGTCATCGACCGCGCCGTGCGCGAGGTGTGGCTGCCGAAGCTGGTCTCCGTCATCGGCGCGCTGCGCGAGCGGGCCCTCCTCTTCCGCGACGACGCCATGCTGTCCCGCACGCACGGGCAGCCGGCCACGCCCACCACCCTCGGCAAGGAGCTCGCGGTGTTCGTGCACCGGCTCGAGCGCCTGCGGGCCGACGTGGAGGACGTCGAGGTGCTCGGCAAGTTCAGCGGCGCCACCGGCACATTCGCCGCGCACCTCGCCGCCGACGCGGACGTCGACTGGCCCGCGGAGTCGCGCGCCTTCGTCACGTCGCTCGGGCTCGTGTGGAACCCGCTGACCACGCAGATCGAGTCGCACGACTGGCAGGCCGAGCTCTACACGCGCATCGCCCACGTCAACCGCGTGCTGCACAACCTCTGCACCGACGTGTGGACCTACATCTCCATGGGGTACTTCCGGCAGATCCCGCAGGCCGGCGCCACCGGCTCGTCCACCATGCCGCACAAGATCAACCCCATCCGCTTCGAGAACGCGGAGGCGAACCTCGAGCTCTCGGACGCGCTGCTCGACTCGCTGGCGTCCACGCTCGTCACGTCGCGGCTCCAGCGCGACCTCACCGACTCGACGACGCAGCGCAACGTCGGCGTCGCGCTCGGGCACTCGCTGCTGGCGCTCGACAACATCGGGCGCGGGCTGCTCGAGATCGACGTCGACCGGGCGCTGCTCGCGGCCGACCTCGACGGAAACTGGGAGATCCTCGGCGAGGCCATCCAGACCGTCATCCGCGCCGAGATCGTGGCGGGACGCAGCTCCATCAGCGACCCGTACGCGGTTCTCAAGGAGCTCACGCGCGGCAAGCGCGTGGGGCGCGACGAGATGCGCGCGTTCGTCTCCGGGCTCGACATCGGGGACCAGGCCAAGGCGCGGCTGCTCGAGCTGACCCCGGCGGGCTACGCGGGGCTGGCGTCGCAGCTGGTCGACCACATCCTCTGA
- the ppgK gene encoding polyphosphate--glucose phosphotransferase: MPQPETAPRPASETGRAAGGFIPVDRAVVAAPEGAAEHLARRDRLALGIDIGGTTLKAGIVDVTTGIRLTERMTVAKPVGGEPEDIADVIAEIVLELTPDEDLPVGVGVPGIVRDGIVRSSAHISDRWLGMDARTAIRERSGIDVLTVNDADAAGVAELEYGVLQGRDGLVILTTLGTGIGTALLHDGTLIPNSELGHVHIDGGDYEMQAAFSAVRREGLTFEAWAARLERYYRHLESIMSPDLIVVGGAAAHEFARFSGFLHLDTEIIAASRGNDAGLVGAALLAHRAGVAPD; encoded by the coding sequence GTGCCCCAGCCCGAGACCGCGCCGCGGCCCGCCTCCGAGACCGGCCGCGCGGCAGGCGGGTTCATCCCCGTCGACCGCGCCGTCGTCGCCGCGCCCGAGGGCGCCGCGGAGCACCTCGCCCGTCGCGACCGGCTGGCTCTCGGGATCGACATCGGCGGCACGACGCTCAAGGCCGGGATCGTCGACGTCACCACGGGGATCCGGCTCACCGAGCGCATGACCGTCGCGAAGCCCGTGGGCGGCGAGCCCGAGGACATCGCGGACGTGATCGCCGAGATCGTGCTGGAGCTGACGCCCGACGAGGACCTGCCCGTGGGCGTCGGCGTCCCCGGCATCGTACGGGACGGCATCGTCCGCTCCTCCGCCCACATCTCCGACCGGTGGCTCGGCATGGACGCGCGCACCGCCATCCGCGAGCGCAGCGGGATCGACGTCCTCACCGTCAACGACGCCGACGCCGCGGGCGTGGCCGAGCTCGAGTACGGCGTGCTGCAGGGCCGCGACGGCCTCGTGATCCTCACGACGCTCGGCACCGGGATCGGCACGGCGCTGCTGCACGACGGCACGCTCATCCCGAACAGCGAGCTGGGACACGTGCACATCGACGGCGGCGACTACGAGATGCAGGCCGCGTTCTCCGCCGTGCGCCGCGAGGGGCTGACCTTCGAGGCGTGGGCGGCGCGGCTGGAGCGCTACTACCGGCACCTCGAGTCGATCATGTCGCCCGACCTCATCGTCGTCGGCGGCGCGGCGGCGCACGAGTTCGCGCGCTTCTCCGGGTTCCTGCACCTCGACACCGAGATCATCGCGGCGAGCCGGGGCAACGACGCCGGGCTGGTCGGGGCGGCGCTGCTCGCGCACCGGGCGGGCGTCGCGCCCGACTGA